GACCGGATCACCCGTGAAGAATACGACTGGAGAACGTACGGCGAGAATATCGCCGTGAACTATCCCACGGTCTCCACCGTGATGCAGGGGTGGCTGGATAGCGACGGGCACTGCCGAAACATCATGAACCCCGCCTTCGAGGAGATCGGCGCCGCCTACGCGGAAGGGGTATATTTAGGCACCCCGTCCGCCCCTTACTGGACCTTCGATCTCGCCGCGCCGAGGTAGCCCCTTTGCCCTATCCCGCGCTCGACACCGGGATGGGGACCGACACTGATTTGACGTGAAGGCCCCGCTGGGGTGTCCGCGGCGCCTATTGAGCTACAGCACCTATTGCGCTACAGCGCCTGTTGCGCGCCTTGCCCCGGGGGGAACGGCTGAGATATAATTTCCCCGTTTCCCGTATTCGGTACTCCCGCCCGAGCCGCTCCGTTGCGACTTCATGACGCTTGGTCAAAGAAAGGCGGCGTCTGCGTTTCCGGGAGCATCCCCGGGGAAGAGGGGAATCACGTAGGCAAACACGGCAGGAGCCAGATGGGAAAACCGTTCCCCCTGCGCAGGATCCTGCAGCTGCTGGAGATGCCCGAATGACGGCGCCTTCGACCAGGGAGTCGCGCTGGCTCGGACGGCTGGCGCGCGCCTGCGGCGTCCAGACCGCGTATTACGACATCACCCACAAGAGGGTGCAGGTCTCCCCGCATACGCTCCTGGCCGTCCTTCGGGCGCTCGGGGCGCCGCTTACGAAGGCCGAAGAGGCCCGGGACGCGCTGCGGGAGCGCGAGCAGGCGCGATGGCGCCGTCCGTGCGAACCGGTCGTGGTGGCGTGGGACGGCGGTCCCGCGGAGATTTCGCTTCGACTCCCGGGCACCTTGTCGGACGCCCGGATCGGCCTCCATCTGCGCCTCGAGGACGGGGGCGTTCTGGACCTTCCGTGCGACCTGTCGCTCCTTCCCGCGGCGCAGGGAACGCAGGTCGAGGGCGAACGGTATGTGGTGAAGACGGTCGATCTGCTGGGGGGGTTGCCCCTCGGGTACCACCGCCTGACGGCGGAGGTCGGGGGGAAGGAAGCGGAAGCCCTGGTCATCGCCGCCCCCCGGAAGGCGTATGCCCCCCGGGAAGAAGGAGGGGAAAAGGCATGGGGCGTCTTTCTCCCTCTCTACGCGCTCCACTCCCGGAGGAGCCTGGGAAGCGGCGACCTCACCGACCTTGCGGACCTCATGGAGTGGGTGTCCGGGCTGGGGGGGAAGGTGGTGGGAACCTTGCCGCTTCTCGCCGCGTTTCTCTCCGAGCCGTTCAACCCGAGCCCGTACGCCCCGGCGAGCCGTCTTTTCTGGAACGAGTTCTACCTCGACGTCGCCCGGGTACCCGAATTTTCCGCGTGCGCCCCGGCCCGGGAGCTTCTCTCCTCTCCCGGGTTCCGCGAAGAGGTCGATGCGCTGCGGGCCGCTCCGCTCGTGGACTACCGGCGCGGGATGGCCCTTAAGCGCAGGGTCATCAGGGAGCTGGCCCGGTCCTTTTTTGCGGGGAGCGAACCCGGGCGGCAAGATGCCTTCCGGGAGTTTCTGGCCGCAAACCCCGACGGGGAGGAGTATGCCGTCTTCCGGGCGACAGGGGAGAAGCAGCGGTCCCCCTGGCCGGCGTGGCCCGCGGCGCTCCGCGACGGTGCGATCACGCCGGAGGCGTATGACGAGGAGGAGAAGCGGTACCACCTCTATGCGCAGTTCGTCTTCGAGGAGCAATTCGGGGCGATATCGAAGCGTTTCCGGGAGAGGGGGGAGGCGCTCTACCTGGATCTGCCGCTCGGGGTGAGCTACGACAGCTACGACGTCTGGCGCAACCGCGACCTGTTCGTCCTTTCCGTTTCCGCGGGGGCGCCTCCCGACGACTTTTTCACCCAGGGACAGGACTGGGGGTTCCCCCCGATGCATCCGGTGAGAAGCCGCGAGGAGGGATACCGGTACTTCCGCGCCTGCCTGCGTCTCCAGTTCCGCCACGCGGGGATCCTGCGGATCGACCACGTGATGGGACTGCACCGCTTTTTCTGGGTGCCGAGGGGGATGACCGCCCGGGAGGGGACCTATGTCGGGTATCCGCCCGAGGAACTCTACGCCGTCCTCACTCTCGAGTCGCAAAGGAACGGAGTCCGGATCGTGGGGGAGGACCTGGGGACCGTTCCCCCGTACGTCCGACCGGCGATGGCGAGGCACGGACTTTCCCGGATGTTCGTCGTCCAATTCGGGCTTTCGCCGGATCCCGCAAAGGCGCTTCGGCCGGTCCTGGCGGAATCCCTGGCATGCGTGAACACCCACGACATGCCCACCTTCGCTTCCTTCTGGGGGGGGCTGGATATCGACGACCGGATCGAACTCGGGCTTCTCGACGAAGAAGGCGCCAGGAAGGAAAGGGGGAGGCGACTCCGGATGATAAAAGCCCTTTCGTCGTTCCTCCGGAGCAAAGGATGGCTCGGGGAAAACCATCCGGGAGCGCAGGCGGCCCTGGCGGCGTGCCTTTCGTCCCTCGCGGCAAGCAAAGCCGGCGTTGTCATCGCCAACCTCGAGGACCTGTACGGGGAGACCCATCCCCAGAACGTGCCCGGAACGTGGAAGGAGCGGCCGAACTGGCTCCGGAAAGCGAGGCACGGATTCGAGGCCTTCCGCGAGATGCCCGACGTGATCCACGCCCTCCGGGAGGTGGACCGTCTCCGGAAGGGGGAGAAGGCGCGTCCGGGAAGCCCCCGGGGCAGGAGAGCGAGCCGACCAGGTGAGGAGGTGGGATAGACCCATGCGATACGACGTGACCCTTCTGGCGGACCAGGACCTCTATCTTTTCAACGAGGGGCGCCACTACCGGCTGTACGAGAAGCTGGGATCCCACTTCATGACCGTGGACGGCGAGGAGGGGACCTACTTCGCCGTCTGGGCCCCCAACGCGAAAGAAGTGTTCGTGACGGGGAGCTTCAACGGCTGGGACCCCGGCTCCCACCCCCTGCGGACCAAGGGGGTCTCCGGGATCTGGGAGGGATTCATTCCCGGCATCATGCGGGCGACCACCTACAAGTATCACGTCGTCTCCCGGCTGAACGGGTACCGGTACGACAAGTCCGACCCGTTCGCCTTTTACTGCGAGGTTTCCCCGGACACCGGCTCCGTCGTGTGGGACCTGTGGTACGACTGGGAGGACGGGGAGTGGATGAAGGACAGGGGAGGCAAAAACGGCGCCGGCAGCCCGATCTCCATCTACGAGATGCACCTGGGATCGTGGATGCGGGTCCCCGCCGAGGAGGGGGGCCGGATGATGACCTACCGGGAGCTGGCACCGCGTCTCGCGGACTATCTCACGAAGATGAACTTCACCCACGTGGAGTTCCTCCCCGTGATGGAGCACCCGTTCTACGGTTCCTGGGGATACCAGGTCACGGGGTTATTCGCCCCCACCAGCCGGTACGGGACGCCGCAGGACTTTATGTATCTCATCGACACCCTGCACCGCCACGGCATCGGGGTGATCCTCGACTGGGTCCCTTCCCACTTCACCAAGGACGGCCACGGGCTCAACTACTTCGACGGGACCCACCTCTTCGAGCACGCCGATCCGCGGCAGGGGCACCACCCCGACTGGGACACGCAGATCTTCAACTACGGCCGCACGGAGGTCCAGAGCTTCCTCCTCTCCAGCGCCTACTACTGGCTCGACGTCTTCCACGCCGACGGCCTGCGCGTGGACGCCGTGGCCTCGATGCTCTACCTCGACTACTCGCGCAAGGAGGGGGAGTGGATTCCCAACCAGTACGGCGGCCGGGAGAACCTCGAGGCGATTGCCTTCCTGCGACGCTTCAACGAGGACGTGTACAGGGGACGCCCCGACATCGTCACGATTGCCGAGGAGTCCACCGCCTGGCCCATGGTCTCCCGGCCGACCCACCTCGGGGGGCTGGGGTTCGGCATGAAGTGGGACATGGGGTGGATGCACGACACGCTCGTGTACATGGGGCAGGACCCGGTGCACCGGAAATACCATCACGACAAGCTCTCCTTCCGGATGGTGTACGCCTTCTCGGAGAACTTCATCCTCCCCCTCTCCCACGACGAGGTCGTCCACGGGAAAGGGTCGCTCCTCGGCAAGATGCCCGGGGACACCTGGCAGAAGTTCGCCAACCTGCGCGCGCTCTACGGGTACATGTACGGCCAGCCGGGAAAGAAGCTCCTCTTCATGGGGGGGGAGTTCGGGCAGTGGCAGGAGTGGAACCACGA
This is a stretch of genomic DNA from Candidatus Deferrimicrobiaceae bacterium. It encodes these proteins:
- the malQ gene encoding 4-alpha-glucanotransferase, which encodes MTAPSTRESRWLGRLARACGVQTAYYDITHKRVQVSPHTLLAVLRALGAPLTKAEEARDALREREQARWRRPCEPVVVAWDGGPAEISLRLPGTLSDARIGLHLRLEDGGVLDLPCDLSLLPAAQGTQVEGERYVVKTVDLLGGLPLGYHRLTAEVGGKEAEALVIAAPRKAYAPREEGGEKAWGVFLPLYALHSRRSLGSGDLTDLADLMEWVSGLGGKVVGTLPLLAAFLSEPFNPSPYAPASRLFWNEFYLDVARVPEFSACAPARELLSSPGFREEVDALRAAPLVDYRRGMALKRRVIRELARSFFAGSEPGRQDAFREFLAANPDGEEYAVFRATGEKQRSPWPAWPAALRDGAITPEAYDEEEKRYHLYAQFVFEEQFGAISKRFRERGEALYLDLPLGVSYDSYDVWRNRDLFVLSVSAGAPPDDFFTQGQDWGFPPMHPVRSREEGYRYFRACLRLQFRHAGILRIDHVMGLHRFFWVPRGMTAREGTYVGYPPEELYAVLTLESQRNGVRIVGEDLGTVPPYVRPAMARHGLSRMFVVQFGLSPDPAKALRPVLAESLACVNTHDMPTFASFWGGLDIDDRIELGLLDEEGARKERGRRLRMIKALSSFLRSKGWLGENHPGAQAALAACLSSLAASKAGVVIANLEDLYGETHPQNVPGTWKERPNWLRKARHGFEAFREMPDVIHALREVDRLRKGEKARPGSPRGRRASRPGEEVG
- the glgB gene encoding 1,4-alpha-glucan branching protein GlgB, which produces MRYDVTLLADQDLYLFNEGRHYRLYEKLGSHFMTVDGEEGTYFAVWAPNAKEVFVTGSFNGWDPGSHPLRTKGVSGIWEGFIPGIMRATTYKYHVVSRLNGYRYDKSDPFAFYCEVSPDTGSVVWDLWYDWEDGEWMKDRGGKNGAGSPISIYEMHLGSWMRVPAEEGGRMMTYRELAPRLADYLTKMNFTHVEFLPVMEHPFYGSWGYQVTGLFAPTSRYGTPQDFMYLIDTLHRHGIGVILDWVPSHFTKDGHGLNYFDGTHLFEHADPRQGHHPDWDTQIFNYGRTEVQSFLLSSAYYWLDVFHADGLRVDAVASMLYLDYSRKEGEWIPNQYGGRENLEAIAFLRRFNEDVYRGRPDIVTIAEESTAWPMVSRPTHLGGLGFGMKWDMGWMHDTLVYMGQDPVHRKYHHDKLSFRMVYAFSENFILPLSHDEVVHGKGSLLGKMPGDTWQKFANLRALYGYMYGQPGKKLLFMGGEFGQWQEWNHDESLGWHFLADPAHAGLSRWVEEVNALYRREPALHELDFDPAGFEWVDCHDAEQSVLTFLRKGQSTGDIILVVCNFTPVPRHNYRVGVPRGGGWREMLNSDGREYGGSGQGNIGGADAAPISAHGRLHVLTITVPPLSTVFFKSEARKT